The Paenibacillus mucilaginosus 3016 genome includes the window CACGGAGATTTCGGTCATGGCGTCAATCGTCTCCTGCATCGAGGAGGCAAGCTTGCGGTTCGCCTTCTCGAGAGCGGCGGTGCGCTCGGCGACGAGCTCTTCGAGCGAGAGGTTCAGCTGCGAGAGCTGCAGCTGGATCCGGACCCGGGCGAGGAGCTCGCTGCGGTGAATCGGCTTCGTGAGATAGTCGTTGGCGCCCGCTTCGAAGCCCTCGGCCAGGTCCCGGGGCTCCGACTTCGCCGTAAGCAGGAGCACCGGCAGCTCGCTCGGATTGAAGCGCTCTCTCAGCTGCCGGCAGACTTCCACGCCGCTCAGCCCGGGCATCATGACGTCGAGGAGCATGAGGTCCGGCTTGCTGCGGAGCGCGAGCTCCAGCGCCTCTGTCCCGCTGCGCGCCTGGACCAGGCGGTAAGGCTGGCTCGCCAGGTGCTGCTGCAGCACGAGCAGGTTGACGGGCTCGTCGTCGGCGATCAGGATGAGCGGCAGCGGGCCTTCCTCCGGACCGGCGGCGGACTGCCCTTCATCTCCGCCCGCCGTGTCCACTGTGTGATAGGCCGGCGTACCGAGGGCGCGAAGGACGGGAACCTCCTGCGCAGGCGGCGGCAGCGTTCCGTCCGCTGCGGGCAGGGTGAAGGCCACCGACGTACCGCCCCCCGGCTCGGAGTCCAGGGTGATCGTACCGCCGTGCAGCTCGACGAGCTTCTTCGTAATCGAGAGCCCAAGGCCCGTGCCGCCACGGCCCAGCCCCTCCGCCGCCTGCTCGAACGGCTCGAAGAGCGCCGGCAGCTTCTCCGGCGGAATGCCGACCCCCGTATCCCGGATGCGGATGCGCATGCCGGCCCCGGTGGACTCGGCGGTCAGGCGGACCTCTCCGCTGTCCGTGAACTTCAGGGCATTGCCGATCAGATTGTAGAGGATCTGCTCGAGCCGGCCGGCATCCGCCAGGACCCTGCTGCCCTCGGGCACGCCGTTCACCAGGGCGATCCCCTTGCGGGCGGCGAGCGGGCCGAAGACGGTCAGGACGAGATCGGCCAGCGCATGGAGCCCCACCGGCTCCCGCTTCAGCACGATGTCGCTGTGCTTCAGCTTGGAGAAGTCCAGGATGTCATCGACGAGCCTTGCAAGCCGGCCGGCGCTGGAGATGACCAGCTCCACGTTCCGGCGGGAGTCGTCCCGGACGCCGCTGTGATCCGCAAGGATCGCCTCCGATAAGCCGATGATGCCATGCAGCGGGGTCCGCAGCTCGTGCGACGTGTTCGCAAGGAAATCGTCTTTGAGCCGGTCGAGCTCCTGGAGCTTGCGGTTCTTCTCTTCAAGCTCCAGGGCGTACCGCTTCACCCGCTCGTTCACCTGGTCGAAGCGCTGGACCAGCACCATCGTCAGGCAGAGCATGAACAGGAAGATCCCGAAGCTGAGCTGGTCTTCCCGCAGGAAATACAGGAGCGCGGGCGCTGTCCGGAAGGCCGCAAGGTCCCACCGCTCGAGCAGGAAGAACAGCGAATGGCTGACTCCGAAGAGGATCAGCAGGAGGTAGCCGAGCATCGTCCATTGGGCCTCACTCGTCTTCTGCCTGCGGAGCTGGACGAACATCAGCGCGCTGTCCGCCAGGAAGATGAGCATGAAGGCGGCGGAAGCGAAGTAGTTCACGATATCAAAGTAGAGCTGGTCACTGTAAAGCGCCGCGGCCAATGTGACAACCGAGAAGACCAGCGAGAACACCGACAGCTTCCCCCGCATCCCCCTGAAGCCGTCCCCGAAGAGGGCTCTCAGGAAGGCCAGGATGGAGAAGGTGCCGAGATAGAACGGAACATCGTGCAGATAAGTGACCAGCGGAAGCTGCCAAAACTCGTTAAAGAGGAACGTCCTTGCGAAGCAGCCGTGCAGCGAGCACAGCGCGAACAGTCCGAAATACAGATACATGGGCTGCGACCGCTGTCTCAGGTAGAGCAGCAGAGAGAGGATTGCCGCCATGGCAAAGCAGAAGCTGAAGAGAATCTTGAACCCGTCCTTGACCAGCGCGTTCGCCGTATATTCCTGACGGCCCGCGAGGGTGAACTGTCCCAGATTCAGCGCTTCGCCGGATTTGTGGAGCTTGAG containing:
- a CDS encoding ATP-binding protein — translated: MQARSLFFSKVLILSAVITVFFLLTLMYGRHSPPLHDLRSSGSWSVLLGDRPSGSPLPPGDGEGWVPSEQAASLAETAAYRGYYWAKVTLPGLPIRDPYMIGQGQGRIAAYLGGAALYEFNTGSSYVPVYPSYRWNFIRLPDEYEGQTLYLKLHKSGEALNLGQFTLAGRQEYTANALVKDGFKILFSFCFAMAAILSLLLYLRQRSQPMYLYFGLFALCSLHGCFARTFLFNEFWQLPLVTYLHDVPFYLGTFSILAFLRALFGDGFRGMRGKLSVFSLVFSVVTLAAALYSDQLYFDIVNYFASAAFMLIFLADSALMFVQLRRQKTSEAQWTMLGYLLLILFGVSHSLFFLLERWDLAAFRTAPALLYFLREDQLSFGIFLFMLCLTMVLVQRFDQVNERVKRYALELEEKNRKLQELDRLKDDFLANTSHELRTPLHGIIGLSEAILADHSGVRDDSRRNVELVISSAGRLARLVDDILDFSKLKHSDIVLKREPVGLHALADLVLTVFGPLAARKGIALVNGVPEGSRVLADAGRLEQILYNLIGNALKFTDSGEVRLTAESTGAGMRIRIRDTGVGIPPEKLPALFEPFEQAAEGLGRGGTGLGLSITKKLVELHGGTITLDSEPGGGTSVAFTLPAADGTLPPPAQEVPVLRALGTPAYHTVDTAGGDEGQSAAGPEEGPLPLILIADDEPVNLLVLQQHLASQPYRLVQARSGTEALELALRSKPDLMLLDVMMPGLSGVEVCRQLRERFNPSELPVLLLTAKSEPRDLAEGFEAGANDYLTKPIHRSELLARVRIQLQLSQLNLSLEELVAERTAALEKANRKLASSMQETIDAMTEISVLEERNRIAQEIHDIVGHTLTVINIQIEAAKRLLLQNRELGMEKLDLSQHLVRKSLGEVRQSVRMLRDQGTEGSLRDAMLQLLRDTRQAAGVEIDEEVDDLPELDAQQRRALYRALQEGLTNGIRHGGSTRFRFRLTCRERELRFELSNNGRRFDAEEMGFGLRSMTERVQHLGGTLQIAPDGDTGCRITLMLPVA